One region of Pleuronectes platessa chromosome 18, fPlePla1.1, whole genome shotgun sequence genomic DNA includes:
- the LOC128461275 gene encoding prostate stem cell antigen-like: protein MNKIILQLLVLGFCIAIGQALQCYKCKIGAWGVCITTKTHCAAGEQCFSGAGTAVAGVMDIIQKGCLAKVKCNTITDKGVLNIANATLYTITKTCCDTDLCNGAPGLPGASGLSLALATVTALLMAQVLV from the exons ATGAACAAAATTATTCTCCAGCTCCTTGTACTGGGATTCTGCATCGCCATCG gccAAGCTCTGCAATGCTACAAATGCAAAATAGGTGCGTGGGGCGTGTGCATAACCACTAAAACCCATTGTGCAGCCGGAGAGCAATGCTTCAGTGGTGCTGGGACGGCAG TCGCCGGCGTCATGGATATAATTCAGAAGGGCTGCCTAGCGAAGGTTAAGTGCAACACGATCACGGACAAGGGCGTTTTGAACATCGCCAACGCCACTCTCTACACCATAACCAAGACATGCTGCGACACTGACCTCTGCAATGGAGCGCCCGGTCTGCCCGGGGCCTCCGGGCTCAGCCTGGCCCTCGCCACCGTCACTGCTCTGCTCATGGCCCAAGTCCTGGTTTGA
- the LOC128461270 gene encoding protein Bouncer has product MNRIIFQLVAVGFCFAIGQALQCYKCTLGIGSLCLTSETKCAAGEHCFSGVGEAAGFMDIKTKGCLAEAKCNRTSTTTLPGDSNTTVYTMLKTCCNTDLCNGAPGLPGASGLSLGLATVTALLMAQVLV; this is encoded by the exons ATGAACAGAATTATCTTCCAGCTCGTCGCAGTGGGATTCTGCTTCGCCATCG gccAAGCTCTGCAATGCTACAAATGCACTCTAGGCATCGGGTCACTTTGCCTTACCTCTGAAACCAAATGTGCCGCCGGAGAGCATTGCTTCAGTGGTGTTGGGGAGGCAG CCGGCTTCATGGATATAAAGACGAAGGGCTGTCTAGCGGAGGCTAAGTGCAACAGGACCTCGACGACGACCCTTCCCGGCGATTCCAACACCACAGTCTACACCATGCTGAAGACATGCTGCAACACTGACCTCTGCAATGGAGCGCCCGGTCTGCCCGGGGCCTCCGGGCTCAGCCTGGGCCTCGCCACCGTCACTGCTCTGCTCATGGCCCAAGTCCTGGTTTGA